The segment CCGCTCCGGGACGACTCGACAGGGCAGGCTCCGCAGCTGCCGGCACGTCGACCTCGCCGAACCGCTTCACCCGCGCCAACGCGATCCCGCCGAGGGCCTGCGGCCGCCGCTGCTCGGGTACGGCGAGAGCGTCGGGGCGTGATTCGAGGTGAGCTTCGAGGTGGGGTTCGGGGTCGCGGAAGAACACCACCCCGTCAGCGTCGGCCCGGGCTGCGGCGTCGCCCCGCACCCGAGCGATCTGGGATGGGGTCAGGCCGGGGTTGGCGCGAGCCAGCGCTGCCGGGGACAGTGCGCGGGCAGGCCGTGACCGATCGCCGGCACGGCCCGCCCGCCGGGTCGTGGTCGTCGTGGTGGTTGTGGTGGTCTCGGTGGTTGTGGTGCTCGCCGGGGTCACCGCAGGCACGTTGGGCACGGCGGTGGCCCTCGCGGTGGAGCTCGCCACAGCGGACGAGGTCGACGAGGCAGTAGGCGGTGCGGGGGCAGCCACCGGCCCACCGTTGCGGGCACCGTCGTACCGCAGGCCCGCTCCCCCGGCCGCCACCACGCCCGCGACGACGACGGTGAGCCACCGGCCAGGGTGCATCGTCCGGGCCTCCCGCCGTAGGACGTGGCGGACGCCAACCGTCACTACCTACCGACGGCAGCCCCCGCCGAAGCTGGAGCACCGCAGCCCCGAATCACTCGCGTGGCTCAGCCACCGGGCCTCGGGCGCGAGGCACCCGAGAGCATCGTGAAGATCGCCGTGCGCGGATCCGGTCGCCGATCAGAGCGGGTCGACCGGCGTGACCGCACACCAGGGCTCAGGAGCGCGGCGGGTCCGCGGCGCGGCGCCGTCCCCGGGGGGCTCGCCGGGGACGTGCCCAGGCTGCCGCCAGCACGACCGCGACCTCACGATACGCCTGTGCCCCTGTCGATCCCGCCGCGGTGACCAGGATCGAACGACCGACGGCAGGCGCCTCGGCGAACCGCACCGATCGCGGAATCGGCGGTTCGAGGACCGGCAGGTCGTAACGCCCGGCGACGTCGGCCAGCACGGCCCGCGCATGCGTCGTCCGGCCGTCGAACATCGTCGGCAGGATGCCCCGGATGAGCAGGCCGGCGTTCAACAGCCGCTTCACATCGGTGATGGTGTCGAGCAGTTGCCCCACCCCACGATGGCTGAGCATCTCGCACTGCAACGGGATGATCACCTCTTGGGCAGCGGTCAACGCAGCCAGGGTCAGCACCCCCAGCGAGGGCGAGCAGTCGAGCAGCACCACCTGGTAGTCGTCGACCACATCGGCCAGCGCCGTGCGCAACGCGAACTCGCGTCCCGGCCGGCCCAGCAGCGCCGCCTCGGCGCCGGCCAGGTCGATGGTCGAGGGCAACAGGTCGACCCCGTCGGCCACGCTCATGATCACGTCACGGGCGGCCGCCGTGCCGAGCAGCACCTCGTTGACACTCTGCTCCAACTCGTCCGGGTCGACGCCGAGCGAGAAGGTCAGGCAGGCCTGCGCATCCAGGTCGACCAGCAACACGCGCATCTGCTGTTCGGCGAATGCCGCGCCGAGGCTGGCGACGGTGGTGGTCTTGGCCACCCCGCCCTTCTGATTGGCGACCGCCACGACCCGACCCATGGCGCTCATTGTGCCCGCCCGTGGCGTCTGCCCAGGTCGTCGCCACGTGCTCAGGCTCACTTAAGCAGCCATTGAGGCGATGCGCCGGCTCCACCGCATAGCCTTCGGCCGACAAAGAGCGAGGAGTCGTGCGTGGTGCGTCATTCCACGCGGTCACGCCAGAGGCCTCGGTGGCTCGCAGCGGCCGTGGTGACCGTGATGGCAGCCCTCGGCGGGGGCGCCACAGCGCTGTTCCTGAGGTCTCTCGACGCGGACCCGAGCGGGACCCAGGTCGTCACGGCATCAGACCAGGTCGTGGCCACCGAGTCGGCCGCGTCCGGCGCGGCGACCGCGGCGGCGGTGGACACCGGGGCCGTCATCACCCCGTCCCCCATCTCACCCCCCGCCCGCGTCCCGACCAGGACCCCCGCGGCCACGGCGGTGGGATCGGCCGCCGCCCAGGCGGGGCGGCCCAGCCCGAACCCCACCAGCGTTCGGTCCGGCGCGGCGGCAGGCGTGATCACGACACCGGCCGCCGGCGGGGTTCGGGAAACTGACGGGACGACGTCCGACGCGGCGACGGCCAGCCGGACCGCGGCGCCTGCCCCGCCGGCGGCGACCAACAGCCCGGACATCAAGTGGCGCGAGGAGTTCGTGGCGGAACTGAACCTGCGTCGGATCGCCCTCGGCCTGCCCCCGGTCGGGTACAGCCGGCCACTGTCCAATCAGGCGGCGTCGTGTTCGCGCACCAGTCTGATCGCCGGCACGCTGCAGCACTGTGGTCATGAGGTGCTCTGGGGCGGCCCCGCCGCCGGCCACACGGTGCAGGACATCCTGGATGCATGGTTCACCAGCCCGGGCCATCGGACCGCTCTGACCTACGCCTCCTCCACGAGCGCCGGCGGTGCATTCGTCTGGCGGAACGGCCGAGCGGTCGCGGCCATCACCATCGACTACTGACCCATCGCCGACGTTCGCCGGGAGCACGGTTCGGTGGCCCCGGCGAGCGGACCGCACGTCAGGCCGTGGCGACCACCGGACGCGCCGGTGACCCGGTGGCCGTGCGAACTCGCCGATGACACGTCACCCTTGGTTGTCATGACGCGGACCCGGGGCGCCACAGGGCTGTTCAGCCCCGACAGCGTGACCTGGCGGGTGCACGCCGAGCCCCTGATGGGCCTGGCGGGAATGCGTGCCCTGTTGCTGCAGGCGCTGCATCCGGCCGCGATGGCCGCCATCGACGAGCACTCCAACTACAGCGACGACCCGTGGAGCCGGCTCACCCGCACCACGGAGTTCGTCGGGGTGGCCACGTTCGGCACCGCGACAGAGGCGATGTTCGCCGGGTCGCGGGTGCGCGCCGTCCACGCTCGTATTCGCGGCACCACCCCGGACGGCGCCCCCTACTCGGCCGACGATCCCCAACTGCTCGCCTGGGTGCACAGCTGCATGGTCGCCTCGTTCCTCGAGGTCACCACCCGGGCCGGCTTGCGGCTGTCGCCCGCCGAACAGGACAGCTACATCGCCGAGCAGGTCAATTCCGCCATGCTGGTCGGCCTCGAACCCGACGAGGTACCGCGCGACCGCGCCGGGCTGCTCGACTACTTCGCCGCGGTCCGCCCGGTGCTCGAGTGCAGTCCGGCGGCTCGCCGGGCAGCCAAGCAGGTGATCAACCCGGTGCCGCAGCATCTGTTACCGACCCCGGTCGCCGCCTTCACCGGCCCCATGGGCCGGGTCCGACAGCCCCGGCCGGCCTGGGCCGTGGTAGCCGGTCTCGCCTACGCCGCACTGCCGCCCTGGGCACGCCGGATCTACGCCATCGGTGATCTGCCCGGACCGGCCGGACTGGCGGACGCCGCGACCACGCTCGGGCTGAAGGCACTGCGCGCCACCCTCCGCTGACAGCCCTGACACCCGCCCACCCCACCCCACCCCGCGGTGATCATGCAATCCGTGCACGAAACGTGCACGGATTGCATGATCACCGCGGGGTGGGGTGGAGGACGGGGGTGGCCGTCACAGCTGCCTCGAGGGCTTCGAGAACCGTTGGGGCGGTGAGGTTCTCACCGATCCGGTTGACCTTGCCGGCGCCGTGATAATCGCTGGAACCGGTCACGAACACCCCCAGATCGGCGGCCAGTGATCGCAGCGCCTCCCGCTCGGTGGGCAGGTGATCGCGGTGATCGACCTCCAACCCGGCCAGCCCGACCTCGGCCATCGCGGCGATCACCTCGTCCGGCACCACTCGGCCGCGCCGAGCGGCCCGGGGGTGGGCCATGACCGGCACTCCGCCGGCGGCCCGCACCAGCCGTACCGCGGCGATCGGGTCCGGAGCGTAATGTCGGACGTAGTAGGGCGACCCGGTGCGCAGCACCGCACCGAAGGCCTCGTCACGCGAGGCCATGTGGCCTCGGGCGATCAGCGCGTCGGCGATGTGCGGGCGACCGACGGTGGCGTCCTCCGGGGTGGCCCCGAGAACGTCCTCCCAGGTCAGCGGATAGTCGACGGAGATCAGCTCCACCATCCGCTGCGCCCGGCCGACCCGATCGTCCCGGGTGCGGGCCATCTCGGCGGCCAGCGCGCCGTCGTCCGGGTCGTGCAGGTAGCTCAGCAGGTGCACCCCGATGCCTCGCCACTGGCACGACAGCTCCACCCCCCGAACCAGGACGACGTCGTGGACCCGGGCGGCCACGGCCGCCTCGGCCCAACCCGCCACGGTGTCGTGGTCGGTCAGCGCGACCACGTCCAGGCCGGCTGCCGCCGCTGCGGCGATCACCTCGGCCGGCGGCTGGGTGCCGTCGGAGGCGGTGGAGTGCAGATGGAGATCGATGCGCACCGGACGGCCGATCCGGCTCAGCCCAGGCGCGGGGTCAAGGCCCCGTACGGCAGGGCGTAGGTGTGCTGCGGGTCGCGCAGGTCCACCAGGGCGAACTGCTCCAGGAGGACCGCGCTGGCCGGGCGTGGCCAGGTGATCACCCACAACCACTCGCCGAGGGCCTCACCGACGTAGACCACCCCGGCCCGGGCATCGCTGGGATCCGCCGGGCCGACCGCGAACGACCACATCGGGGTGAGATGACCCGCGGCGGCCAGGTGAGCATCGGATGGCTTGGCCGCGATCGTCGGCCCCGGGTCGAGCCCGGCCAGCCCCGCCAACCGGGCAGCGAACCCCACGCCGGGTTGTTCGGCCACGACCACCAGATCCGCAGCCAGACAGTCCTCGTCGTCGAGCACCAGCGGATTCGGGCCGGACAGCGCCAGCGCGGTGGCGACCGGGCCGGAGTGCTCGTCACCGGCGTACTGCACGCCCGAGATCAACCAGCCACGGGGCAACGGCCACGGCAGCCACAGCGGCACCTGTGAGCGGGCGGCGACCTGGGCCAGCGCCGGATCGGACCCGACGATCGCGGGGTGCACCGGCGCGATCGCCCCGTGGTCGGGACAGGACCAGGCGTCGGACCACAGGCCCGGTGCACGGACGGCGTGACCACAGCGGGGGCAGGAGCGCGATGAGCTCACGGTGTGACACTGCTCCGCCGTCCGGGTCCGGTCAAGGACCGCACGGGCCGCGCCCTGACGGGGCTGGTCCGGTCGACGCCCTGAGACACTTCACCCGTGACCGGATCGAGCGCGCCATCGCCGCACATCCCGTGTGTCGGAGCGCTGATCTACGACGCGGCAGGCCGGTTGCTGCTGGTCCAGCGCGGGCACGAGCCGGCCCGTGGCACGTGGTCGGTGCCGGGCGGCAAGGTCGAACCCGGCGAGACGGCGCGCGCCGCCGTCGTCCGGGAGGTCCGGGAGGAGACCGGCCTGGACGTCGAGCCGCTCGCTCTGCTGGTCACCGTGGAACGGGCGGCACCGAGTGGTGGCACTTTTGTGATCGAGGATTTCCGCTGCCGGCTGCTCGGCGGCACGCTCCGAGCCGGCGACGACGCGGACGACGCGGCGTGGTTCGATGCGGCAGCGCTGGTGGCCGCACGAGGCCACCTGGCCCCGGGGTTGTTCGAGGTACTGCAGGAATGGGGCGCGTTGCCATCTGGCGCTGCCCCGCGTGACGGTGTGAGGCTGTCCCCCACCACGACCAGGGAGACCGACATGGCGGACGAATCGAGCGCGCCGGGCGGATCGCAGGGCTACGACCCGCTGCAGATGTTCATGTCCCAGCTGCGCGGGGTCACCGATCAGCTCACCGGACTGGGCAAGATGGCCGACTCCTTGCCGATCCCCGCGGCGCTGCGCTCGTTACCCGGGGTGACGCTGCCGCCGATGCCCGGCGCGCTCACCGCCGCCCAGCTCGCGGCGATCTCGACGGCCGTGAGCGCCCAACGCGCCGGCGTCCAGGCCATGCAGGGTCAACTGGGCGCCCTGGACGAGCAGCTCGGAGTGCTCGAGAGCATCCTCGAGCCGCTCGTCCAGTGGAGCAGCACCTGGGCCACCGTCGAGAAGAAGTTCGTGCCGAAACCGGACAACGGGAACTCCGACCAGGAGGGCTGACCGAAGCCGGCCGGCCGATCGGCCGGTCAGGGCGGGCTCAGCTCGAGAAGAACAATCGCGACAAGCCGCCCTTGCGGTAGTGGTGCCCGCCGTGGTGTCCCCAGGCCGGGCCGGAGTAGTACCCGGGCGGTGGCGCCTGCTGGTACTGCGGCGCCTGCTGGTACTGCGGTGCGGGCTGGTGCTGCGGCGTCAGCCGGCTCTCCAACTGCAGCAGGCTATCGAGCTCACCGAAGTCGAGGAAGATGCCGCGGCATCCCTCGCACTGGTCGATGTGCACGCCGTTGCGCTCGTAGGTGCGCATCGTGGCGCGGCACTTGGGGCACACCAGCGCCGTGGTCGGCTGCCCCGGCGGTTGCCCGTGGCCGGGCGGCGTGCCGTAGGCCGGCGGGGTGCCGTGCGGCGGTGGCGTGCCGTAGTGCGGGGTCTCACTCATCGCGTCTCCTTCACCTGGTTGCTCTCATCTTGGACGACGACGGGCCGTGCCAGGAGTTCCCGTCGCTGGGGTGTCGCCCTGCGGCATCCGACTGCAGGCCTCGACCAGGGCGCTGCCGACGGCGTCCAACGGCCCGTCGAGCCCGTCGAGCACAGCGCGCGCAGCAGCCACCACGACCGCGGCGCGGGCGTGTGGCTCGAGCACCGGCCACGGGTCACCCTGCGGCGGCACCGCCGGACCGCCGCCGTCGCGATAGCCCTCGATGAAGGCCGCCCAGGAGGCATCCGGCAGCAGGCCGCAGGCCCAGAACCCCGCCGGCCGGGCGAGGTCGCCGGCCGCCGGGCCGATGCCGAGGTCATCGAGGTCGATCAGTACCCAGTGGTCGGTGCCGGGTGGGCGTCCGAGCTGGCCGAGGTGCCAGTCGCCGTGCACCAGTGTCCCCAGACCCGGCGCGGCGTCCGCGAGGGCCTGCGCCACCACCTGGCCCGCAGCCCCGACCACGGCGGCGTCCCGACCCGGGTTCGTGGCGATCCGGGCCAGCGCCCGCGGCAGCCGCTCACCGGCACCACTCGGTGGGGTGCCCTGCGGGATGCCGGCCAGGTGGAGTCCGGCCAGCAGCCGGCCCGCCGCCGCCCAGGGCAGGTGCGCTCCGTCCGGATCGTCCGGATCATCGAGACCGGACGGATCGTGGTGCCCGTCCGCGGCGTGGGGGTCG is part of the Kineosporiaceae bacterium genome and harbors:
- a CDS encoding zf-TFIIB domain-containing protein — encoded protein: MSETPHYGTPPPHGTPPAYGTPPGHGQPPGQPTTALVCPKCRATMRTYERNGVHIDQCEGCRGIFLDFGELDSLLQLESRLTPQHQPAPQYQQAPQYQQAPPPGYYSGPAWGHHGGHHYRKGGLSRLFFSS
- a CDS encoding PHP domain-containing protein, with protein sequence MRIDLHLHSTASDGTQPPAEVIAAAAAAGLDVVALTDHDTVAGWAEAAVAARVHDVVLVRGVELSCQWRGIGVHLLSYLHDPDDGALAAEMARTRDDRVGRAQRMVELISVDYPLTWEDVLGATPEDATVGRPHIADALIARGHMASRDEAFGAVLRTGSPYYVRHYAPDPIAAVRLVRAAGGVPVMAHPRAARRGRVVPDEVIAAMAEVGLAGLEVDHRDHLPTEREALRSLAADLGVFVTGSSDYHGAGKVNRIGENLTAPTVLEALEAAVTATPVLHPTPR
- a CDS encoding aminoglycoside phosphotransferase family protein, with the protein product MVTSPGGPWEDWLASLTGVPTGATGGRSVRRTTSGALIVTTADLVIKLHHPRADHDLLAARLRLAASPSLATLVLAPRLARPLAVPPELSTELSGAWRWASLWPRVEVLDPHAADGHHDPSGLDDPDDPDGAHLPWAAAGRLLAGLHLAGIPQGTPPSGAGERLPRALARIATNPGRDAAVVGAAGQVVAQALADAAPGLGTLVHGDWHLGQLGRPPGTDHWVLIDLDDLGIGPAAGDLARPAGFWACGLLPDASWAAFIEGYRDGGGPAVPPQGDPWPVLEPHARAAVVVAAARAVLDGLDGPLDAVGSALVEACSRMPQGDTPATGTPGTARRRPR
- a CDS encoding ParA family protein, which produces MGRVVAVANQKGGVAKTTTVASLGAAFAEQQMRVLLVDLDAQACLTFSLGVDPDELEQSVNEVLLGTAAARDVIMSVADGVDLLPSTIDLAGAEAALLGRPGREFALRTALADVVDDYQVVLLDCSPSLGVLTLAALTAAQEVIIPLQCEMLSHRGVGQLLDTITDVKRLLNAGLLIRGILPTMFDGRTTHARAVLADVAGRYDLPVLEPPIPRSVRFAEAPAVGRSILVTAAGSTGAQAYREVAVVLAAAWARPRRAPRGRRRAADPPRS
- a CDS encoding NUDIX domain-containing protein; amino-acid sequence: MTGSSAPSPHIPCVGALIYDAAGRLLLVQRGHEPARGTWSVPGGKVEPGETARAAVVREVREETGLDVEPLALLVTVERAAPSGGTFVIEDFRCRLLGGTLRAGDDADDAAWFDAAALVAARGHLAPGLFEVLQEWGALPSGAAPRDGVRLSPTTTRETDMADESSAPGGSQGYDPLQMFMSQLRGVTDQLTGLGKMADSLPIPAALRSLPGVTLPPMPGALTAAQLAAISTAVSAQRAGVQAMQGQLGALDEQLGVLESILEPLVQWSSTWATVEKKFVPKPDNGNSDQEG
- a CDS encoding CAP domain-containing protein, with the protein product MAALGGGATALFLRSLDADPSGTQVVTASDQVVATESAASGAATAAAVDTGAVITPSPISPPARVPTRTPAATAVGSAAAQAGRPSPNPTSVRSGAAAGVITTPAAGGVRETDGTTSDAATASRTAAPAPPAATNSPDIKWREEFVAELNLRRIALGLPPVGYSRPLSNQAASCSRTSLIAGTLQHCGHEVLWGGPAAGHTVQDILDAWFTSPGHRTALTYASSTSAGGAFVWRNGRAVAAITIDY
- a CDS encoding DUF2236 domain-containing protein: MTRTRGATGLFSPDSVTWRVHAEPLMGLAGMRALLLQALHPAAMAAIDEHSNYSDDPWSRLTRTTEFVGVATFGTATEAMFAGSRVRAVHARIRGTTPDGAPYSADDPQLLAWVHSCMVASFLEVTTRAGLRLSPAEQDSYIAEQVNSAMLVGLEPDEVPRDRAGLLDYFAAVRPVLECSPAARRAAKQVINPVPQHLLPTPVAAFTGPMGRVRQPRPAWAVVAGLAYAALPPWARRIYAIGDLPGPAGLADAATTLGLKALRATLR